The Microbacterium sp. LWH7-1.2 genome window below encodes:
- a CDS encoding undecaprenyl-diphosphate phosphatase, with amino-acid sequence MLLEAIILGFVQGLTEFLPISSSAHLRILGEFLPSAEDPGAAFTAITQIGTEAAVVVFFWRDIVRIIGHWFRALFGRIPRNDPDAKLGWLIIVGSIPIVVLGLLFQDQIETVLRSLWITAGMLIFFGVLLGIADHVGAKKRKLQDITIGHGVIYGLAQSLALIPGVSRSGGTITAGLFMGYERAAAARYAFLLAIPAVFGSGFFQLFKSLDEPGMFTLGETAVATAVAFIVALGVIAFFMNWISKHSFLPFVVYRVAVGSLLLVLLSMGVINP; translated from the coding sequence ATGCTTCTCGAAGCGATCATCCTCGGCTTCGTCCAGGGACTGACCGAATTCCTCCCCATCTCGTCGAGTGCGCACCTGCGCATCCTCGGCGAATTCCTGCCCTCCGCCGAGGACCCGGGCGCGGCCTTCACCGCGATCACCCAGATCGGCACGGAGGCGGCCGTCGTGGTGTTCTTCTGGCGTGACATCGTGCGCATCATCGGGCACTGGTTCCGGGCGCTGTTCGGCCGCATCCCGCGCAACGACCCCGACGCGAAGCTCGGCTGGCTGATCATCGTCGGCTCGATCCCCATCGTGGTGCTCGGCCTGCTGTTCCAGGACCAGATCGAGACGGTGCTGCGGTCGCTCTGGATCACCGCGGGCATGCTGATCTTCTTCGGCGTGCTGCTCGGCATCGCCGACCACGTCGGCGCGAAGAAGCGCAAGCTGCAGGACATCACCATCGGCCACGGCGTGATCTACGGCTTGGCGCAGTCGCTCGCGCTGATCCCGGGCGTGTCGCGCTCGGGCGGGACGATCACCGCCGGCCTCTTCATGGGCTATGAGCGGGCCGCCGCTGCGCGCTACGCCTTCCTGCTCGCGATCCCCGCCGTTTTCGGAAGCGGCTTCTTCCAGCTGTTCAAGAGCCTCGACGAGCCCGGCATGTTCACGCTCGGCGAGACCGCGGTGGCCACCGCAGTCGCGTTCATCGTCGCGCTCGGGGTGATCGCGTTCTTCATGAACTGGATCTCCAAGCACAGCTTCCTGCCGTTCGTGGTCTACCGCGTGGCGGTCGGCTCACTGCTGCTGGTGCTGCTGAGCATGGGCGTGATAAACCCCTGA
- the tatA gene encoding Sec-independent protein translocase subunit TatA: MGAFGWPHLLIILAVILLLFGAAKLPALAKSLGQSARVFKGEMKAMKEDDSTAKPKAENVASETPKADTPASSSSTADPSS, encoded by the coding sequence ATGGGCGCATTCGGATGGCCGCACCTTCTGATCATCCTCGCGGTGATCCTGCTTCTGTTCGGGGCGGCGAAACTGCCGGCTCTGGCCAAGAGCCTCGGTCAGTCCGCCCGGGTCTTCAAGGGCGAGATGAAGGCGATGAAGGAAGACGACTCCACGGCGAAGCCGAAGGCCGAGAACGTGGCGTCCGAGACTCCCAAGGCCGACACCCCCGCGAGCTCGAGCAGCACCGCAGACCCCTCATCCTGA
- a CDS encoding WYL domain-containing protein, with product MPATAAAKIPPEERLVNLVVALIATDQGLTKDTILTSVAGYREQSEAGASKDALEKMFERDKESLRGLGVPIETIGDWADPDDLREARYRVPSAEYELPEDIEFTPAELALLTLAGGVWSESSMSDDARSGLRKIRALGDLVDEPIIGFSPRLSLRDPAFPALQQAIESSRVVTFPYLKPGEAAPRTRRVQPLALVEYEGRWHVFGIDLDVQADRTFLLARIVGAVSITRASFDAALREGAGDRALAGLDDVAARNSALLEVNPGTEAALRLARRAQPAEQGIRVPYVDAHIFADELASYGPEVRVVEPADLRDRVIDRLAATRDLHGGIS from the coding sequence GTGCCTGCCACTGCCGCCGCGAAGATCCCGCCCGAGGAGCGCCTGGTGAACCTCGTGGTGGCGCTCATCGCGACCGATCAGGGCCTCACGAAGGACACCATCCTGACCTCGGTCGCGGGCTACCGCGAGCAGAGCGAGGCGGGCGCGTCGAAGGACGCGCTCGAGAAGATGTTCGAGCGCGACAAGGAGTCGCTGCGCGGGCTGGGCGTTCCCATCGAGACGATCGGCGACTGGGCCGACCCCGACGACCTGCGCGAGGCGCGGTACCGCGTGCCGAGCGCCGAGTACGAGCTCCCGGAGGACATCGAGTTCACCCCCGCCGAGCTGGCGCTGCTCACCCTCGCCGGCGGTGTCTGGAGCGAGAGCTCCATGTCGGACGACGCCCGCAGCGGACTGCGCAAGATCCGCGCCCTGGGGGATCTCGTCGACGAGCCCATCATCGGCTTCTCGCCGCGCCTCAGCCTGCGCGATCCCGCGTTCCCGGCGCTGCAGCAGGCCATCGAGTCGAGCCGCGTGGTCACCTTCCCGTACCTCAAGCCGGGGGAGGCGGCACCTCGCACGCGGCGCGTGCAGCCGCTCGCCCTCGTCGAGTACGAGGGCCGGTGGCACGTGTTCGGCATCGACCTCGACGTCCAGGCCGACCGCACGTTCCTGCTCGCGCGCATCGTCGGTGCGGTCTCCATCACCCGCGCGTCTTTCGACGCGGCGCTGCGCGAGGGTGCGGGCGACCGCGCACTCGCGGGTCTCGACGACGTCGCTGCGCGCAATTCGGCGCTGCTGGAGGTGAACCCCGGCACCGAGGCGGCGCTGCGTCTCGCGCGGCGCGCCCAGCCCGCCGAGCAGGGGATCCGCGTGCCGTACGTCGACGCGCACATCTTCGCCGACGAGCTCGCCTCCTACGGTCCCGAGGTTCGGGTCGTCGAACCGGCGGACCTGCGCGACCGCGTCATCGACCGGCTCGCGGCGACCCGCGACCTCCACGGAGGGATCTCATGA
- a CDS encoding PAC2 family protein — MDGLGRRVLVAAFDGWNDAGEAASSAITQLRDGGSYETVFSVDPELYFDYQYTRPHIAADGDGSRTLRWPEATLLRPAQATRGTQLWLLTGVEPARAWQAFSSEFIDVALREDITGFVAIGSMMSDVPHTRPISVFSGSDNENLRTALELERSTYEGPVGILSVLGDAAERAGIPTASLWASVPHYVAGHTPSPKATLALLDRLEDLTGAPVPRGDLATEAAAWEASIDAAAADDEEMTEYIHQLERTRDTWDSPEASGDAIAQEFERYLRRTDGKPGDGPSKPGRDDPRR; from the coding sequence GTGGACGGATTGGGTCGTCGTGTTCTCGTCGCAGCGTTCGACGGTTGGAACGATGCGGGCGAAGCCGCGTCGTCCGCCATCACCCAGCTGCGCGACGGCGGCTCGTACGAGACGGTGTTCTCGGTCGATCCCGAGCTGTACTTCGACTACCAGTACACGCGTCCGCACATCGCCGCCGACGGCGACGGAAGCCGCACCCTCCGCTGGCCCGAGGCGACGCTCCTGCGCCCCGCGCAGGCGACGCGCGGGACGCAGCTGTGGCTGCTCACCGGCGTCGAGCCGGCTCGCGCGTGGCAGGCGTTCTCGTCGGAGTTCATCGATGTGGCCCTGCGCGAGGACATCACCGGGTTCGTCGCCATCGGCTCGATGATGTCGGACGTGCCGCACACGCGGCCCATCTCGGTCTTCTCCGGCAGCGACAACGAGAACCTGCGCACTGCGCTCGAGCTCGAGCGCAGCACCTACGAGGGCCCGGTCGGCATCCTCAGCGTCCTCGGCGACGCGGCGGAGCGCGCGGGTATCCCGACGGCGAGCCTGTGGGCGAGCGTGCCGCACTACGTCGCCGGCCACACGCCCTCGCCCAAGGCCACGCTGGCGCTCCTCGACAGACTCGAAGACCTCACCGGCGCCCCCGTGCCCCGCGGCGACCTCGCGACGGAGGCCGCGGCGTGGGAGGCGTCCATCGACGCGGCCGCGGCCGACGACGAGGAGATGACCGAGTACATCCACCAGCTCGAGCGAACCCGCGACACGTGGGACTCCCCCGAGGCCTCGGGCGACGCGATCGCCCAGGAGTTCGAGCGGTACCTGCGCCGCACCGACGGCAAGCCGGGCGACGGGCCGAGCAAGCCCGGCCGCGACGACCCGCGCCGCTGA
- a CDS encoding WYL domain-containing protein, which yields MSVRRQLVATDRAALMLQLVPYLIGKGEVSLAEAADEFDVSPEQMRSMVEKLTVIGLPGDRGYWQMANDLFDIDWDLLDERDLIVITNSVGLERAPKLTAREAAALLAGLQLARSIPGVGDTAVYAGLLAKLARGASGIPAEVILATEPVDAVRDLVSDALRRGVAVSFTYKAPDAAPTTRTVDPVKVHIASGQWYLQGWCHLREAMRTFHLDRVSDLELTGIPSTHAVDQAPDWFDTDAGEVVARIRFAEDVAPLLGDYLDRATLETADGVTVATMRVADELSLRRLAARRGGLVEVLEPAAARRAVADWAEAGLAQYR from the coding sequence ATGAGCGTCCGGCGCCAACTCGTGGCGACCGACCGCGCCGCCCTCATGCTCCAGCTCGTCCCGTACCTGATCGGCAAGGGCGAGGTGTCGCTGGCGGAGGCCGCCGACGAGTTCGACGTCTCACCCGAGCAGATGCGGTCGATGGTCGAGAAACTCACGGTGATCGGCCTGCCGGGCGACCGCGGCTACTGGCAGATGGCGAACGACCTGTTCGACATCGACTGGGACCTCCTCGACGAGCGCGACCTCATCGTCATCACGAACTCCGTCGGTCTGGAGCGCGCGCCCAAACTCACGGCACGCGAGGCGGCGGCGCTCCTGGCGGGCCTGCAGCTGGCGCGGTCGATCCCGGGCGTGGGCGACACCGCCGTGTACGCGGGGCTTCTCGCGAAGCTCGCGCGGGGCGCGTCGGGGATTCCCGCCGAGGTGATCCTCGCCACCGAGCCCGTCGACGCCGTGCGCGACCTCGTGTCCGACGCGCTGCGGCGAGGCGTCGCCGTGTCGTTCACGTACAAGGCGCCGGACGCCGCGCCCACGACGCGCACGGTCGACCCGGTGAAGGTGCACATCGCGAGCGGGCAGTGGTACCTGCAGGGCTGGTGCCATCTGCGCGAGGCGATGCGCACGTTCCACCTCGACCGCGTCAGCGACCTCGAGCTCACCGGCATCCCGAGCACGCACGCCGTCGACCAGGCACCGGACTGGTTCGACACCGACGCGGGCGAGGTGGTCGCGCGCATCCGATTCGCGGAGGATGTCGCGCCGCTGCTGGGGGACTACCTCGATCGCGCCACGCTCGAGACCGCCGACGGCGTCACCGTCGCGACCATGCGGGTCGCCGACGAGCTGAGCCTCCGCCGCCTCGCGGCGCGCCGCGGCGGACTCGTCGAGGTGCTCGAGCCTGCGGCCGCACGTCGCGCCGTCGCGGACTGGGCAGAAGCGGGCTTGGCGCAATACCGGTGA
- the tatC gene encoding twin-arginine translocase subunit TatC, producing the protein MSLGGHLRELRRRFFIAAAGLVVGMIVAFVISGWVIDLLSQPIVQIAGERGDQYIALNFTTVSSGFDLHMRIAFAIGLLISAPIWLWQIWAFIMPGLTRKEISYTIGFLAAAIPLFVAGLYVGWLIMPHMVVLMANFVPNDQGIAQFYDYATYYDFVFKLLLVIGVSFVTPVFLVALNLAGVVSGRGILKGWRVAIIVITVFAAAATPAADVTSMLLLAGILCVLYFAAVGLSMLFDRRKAKRDRAAGILPPEVS; encoded by the coding sequence ATGTCTCTGGGCGGGCATCTGCGCGAGCTCCGGCGGCGCTTCTTCATCGCCGCGGCCGGCCTCGTCGTCGGAATGATCGTCGCATTCGTCATCAGCGGCTGGGTCATCGACCTGCTCTCGCAGCCGATCGTGCAGATCGCGGGCGAACGCGGCGACCAGTACATCGCGCTCAACTTCACGACCGTGTCGAGCGGTTTCGACCTGCACATGCGGATCGCGTTCGCGATCGGACTGCTGATCTCGGCGCCCATCTGGCTCTGGCAGATCTGGGCGTTCATCATGCCCGGGCTCACGCGCAAAGAGATCAGCTACACGATCGGCTTCCTCGCCGCCGCGATCCCCCTGTTCGTCGCCGGGCTGTACGTGGGCTGGCTGATCATGCCGCACATGGTCGTGCTCATGGCGAACTTCGTGCCGAACGACCAGGGCATCGCGCAGTTCTACGACTACGCCACGTACTACGACTTCGTCTTCAAGCTGCTGCTGGTGATCGGGGTTTCGTTCGTGACGCCGGTCTTCCTGGTGGCGCTCAATCTGGCGGGCGTCGTGTCGGGTCGCGGCATCCTCAAGGGATGGCGCGTCGCCATCATCGTGATCACCGTGTTCGCGGCCGCCGCGACCCCCGCCGCTGACGTCACCTCGATGCTGCTGCTCGCGGGCATCCTGTGTGTGCTGTACTTCGCGGCAGTCGGCCTCTCGATGCTGTTCGACCGCCGCAAGGCCAAGCGGGACCGCGCAGCCGGCATCCTGCCGCCCGAGGTCTCGTGA
- a CDS encoding DEAD/DEAH box helicase has protein sequence MSEPAPADRYARASASARLDRTHPITAAFAASQRFTLDPFQIEGCQALEEGRSVLVAAPTGAGKTIVGEFAVHLAMREPGDKAFYTTPMKALSNQKFRELQDVYGEGEVGLLTGDTNINGNARIVVMTTEVLRNMLYADSPALRGLRYVVMDEVHYLADRFRGAVWEEVIIHLAPSVRLVSLSATVSNAEEFGDWLDTVRGAGADGGEPAVEVIVSETRPVPLEQHVLVRGDLLPLFDDRAGIATAQVNQELMRIRSFKGQNFERNHRVQASNSARQAGYEAARRRPNRGGKRPVRSANVQRIERLDRPDVVELLSRANLLPAIFFIFSRAGCDAAVQQVRRAGVRLTSQEERREIRAVIEERTRTLLEEDLAVLGFWEWRENLERGVASHHAGLLPAFKEVVEELFQRKLVKVVFATETLALGINMPARTVVLEKLEKFNGEARVAITSGEYTQLTGRAGRRGIDVEGHAVIQWTEGLDPQAVAALASRRTYPLNSSFRPTYNMAVNLIDQFGRAKAREILESSFAQFQADRAVVGLARQVKEQEESLAGYAKAMACDRGDFAEYSRIRRELSDVEKLNRKDVSASRRTRDERQRHIASLRKQMQRHPCHQCPDREQHARWAERYWKLKRDVDKLRRQIETRTGTVARIFDRVVDVLGALEYVSIHEDGTTTLTPAGRTMRRIYGERDLLVAESLRRGIWKDLDAASLAALACSLVYEPRRDDGGPGERGLPRGAFRPAFEATLSLWQELDDIEQEHRLPGTEPVAAGLALAMHTWARGGMLDRVLIEADMAAGDFVRWSKQTIDLLDQLSIVADQPIAGTARKALDAVRRGIVAYSGV, from the coding sequence GTGAGCGAGCCCGCTCCCGCCGACCGCTACGCGCGCGCGAGCGCGTCCGCGCGCCTCGACCGGACGCACCCGATCACGGCCGCCTTCGCCGCCTCCCAGCGGTTCACCCTCGATCCGTTCCAGATCGAAGGATGCCAGGCCCTCGAGGAGGGCCGGAGCGTCCTGGTCGCCGCCCCCACCGGGGCGGGAAAGACGATCGTCGGCGAGTTCGCGGTGCACCTCGCGATGCGCGAACCCGGCGACAAGGCGTTCTACACGACTCCGATGAAGGCGCTCTCGAACCAGAAGTTCCGTGAGCTCCAGGACGTCTACGGCGAGGGCGAGGTCGGTCTCCTCACCGGCGACACCAACATCAACGGCAATGCGCGCATCGTCGTCATGACGACCGAGGTGCTGCGCAACATGCTGTACGCCGACTCTCCTGCGCTGCGGGGCCTCCGCTACGTGGTCATGGACGAGGTGCACTACCTCGCCGACCGCTTCCGCGGCGCGGTGTGGGAGGAGGTCATCATCCACCTCGCGCCGAGCGTGCGGCTGGTCTCACTGTCGGCGACCGTCTCGAACGCCGAGGAGTTCGGCGACTGGCTCGACACGGTGCGCGGCGCCGGTGCCGATGGGGGCGAACCTGCGGTAGAGGTCATCGTCTCCGAGACGCGCCCGGTGCCCCTCGAGCAGCACGTGCTCGTGCGCGGCGATCTGCTCCCGCTCTTCGACGACCGCGCCGGCATCGCGACGGCCCAGGTCAACCAGGAGCTCATGCGCATCCGCTCCTTCAAAGGCCAGAACTTCGAGCGCAATCATCGGGTGCAGGCGTCCAACAGCGCGCGGCAAGCGGGATACGAGGCAGCCCGTCGTCGCCCGAACCGCGGCGGCAAGCGGCCGGTGCGGTCCGCGAACGTACAGCGGATCGAGCGTCTCGACCGCCCCGACGTCGTCGAGCTGCTGTCGCGCGCCAACCTGCTGCCCGCGATCTTCTTCATCTTCAGCCGGGCGGGCTGCGACGCGGCCGTGCAACAGGTGCGCCGTGCCGGTGTGCGGCTGACCTCGCAGGAGGAGCGGCGCGAGATCCGCGCCGTGATCGAGGAGCGCACGCGCACCCTCCTCGAGGAGGACCTCGCCGTGCTCGGCTTCTGGGAATGGCGCGAGAACCTCGAGCGCGGCGTCGCCTCGCACCACGCGGGACTGCTGCCGGCGTTCAAGGAGGTTGTCGAGGAGCTCTTCCAGCGCAAGCTGGTGAAGGTCGTGTTCGCCACCGAGACCCTCGCCCTCGGCATCAACATGCCCGCGCGCACCGTGGTGCTCGAGAAGCTCGAGAAGTTCAACGGCGAAGCCCGTGTCGCCATCACGTCGGGGGAGTACACGCAGCTCACCGGTCGGGCAGGCCGGCGAGGCATCGACGTCGAGGGACACGCGGTCATCCAGTGGACCGAGGGTCTCGACCCGCAGGCCGTGGCCGCCCTCGCCTCCCGACGCACGTACCCGCTCAACTCGAGCTTCCGGCCGACGTACAACATGGCGGTCAACCTCATCGACCAGTTCGGCCGTGCCAAGGCGCGCGAGATCCTCGAGTCCTCGTTCGCCCAGTTCCAGGCCGACCGCGCCGTCGTCGGGCTCGCCCGGCAGGTGAAGGAACAGGAGGAGTCGCTCGCAGGCTACGCGAAGGCGATGGCGTGCGACCGCGGCGACTTCGCCGAGTACTCGCGCATCCGCCGCGAGCTGAGCGACGTCGAGAAGCTCAACCGCAAGGACGTGAGCGCGTCCCGCCGGACTCGCGACGAGCGACAGCGGCACATCGCGAGCCTGCGCAAGCAGATGCAGCGGCATCCGTGCCATCAATGCCCCGACCGCGAGCAACACGCGCGGTGGGCCGAGAGGTACTGGAAGCTCAAGCGCGACGTCGACAAGCTGCGGCGCCAGATCGAGACCCGCACCGGCACGGTGGCGCGCATCTTCGACCGCGTCGTCGACGTGCTGGGCGCCCTCGAGTACGTGTCGATCCACGAAGACGGGACGACGACGCTGACCCCCGCGGGTCGCACGATGCGCCGCATCTACGGCGAGCGGGACCTCCTCGTCGCCGAGTCGCTGCGGCGCGGCATCTGGAAGGACCTGGATGCCGCCTCCCTCGCCGCGCTCGCCTGCTCGCTCGTATACGAGCCGCGGCGGGACGACGGCGGCCCAGGGGAGAGGGGGCTGCCGCGCGGGGCGTTCCGCCCGGCGTTCGAGGCGACGCTGTCCCTATGGCAAGAGCTCGACGACATCGAGCAGGAGCATCGGCTGCCGGGCACCGAGCCTGTCGCGGCCGGTCTTGCGCTGGCGATGCACACGTGGGCGCGCGGCGGCATGCTCGATCGCGTGCTGATCGAGGCCGACATGGCCGCCGGCGACTTCGTGCGCTGGTCGAAGCAGACGATCGACCTGCTCGACCAGCTGTCGATCGTCGCCGATCAGCCGATCGCGGGAACGGCCCGTAAGGCGTTGGATGCTGTGCGCCGCGGCATCGTCGCGTACTCCGGCGTCTAG
- a CDS encoding tRNA (adenine-N1)-methyltransferase, whose protein sequence is MTDDNLETAGSRPSGPFRLGDRVQLTGPKGRLHTITLREGGELHTHHGVLRHSQLVGQPDGSVVANSGGHEYLALRPLLRDFVMSMPRGAAIVYPKDAAQILAEADIFPGATVVEAGVGSGALSLWLLRAIGGEGRLVSFERRDDFAAVARANVETFTGHVPANWDVVVGDLAEELNDTVAEASVDRVVLDMLAPWECIDAVAEALTPGGVVVCYVATATQLSRVAEYIRGTGLFTEPDANETMVRGWHVEGLAVRPDHRMIAHTGFLVWARRLAPGAIPPEVKRRASKSSYGDEDVELWTPGAVGDRQITDKNLRKRVREAERAAEGARQAAGRSDTPDESA, encoded by the coding sequence ATGACCGACGACAACCTGGAGACCGCGGGCTCCCGTCCGAGCGGTCCGTTCCGCCTCGGCGACCGCGTCCAGCTCACCGGACCCAAGGGGCGCCTCCACACCATCACGCTCCGCGAGGGCGGTGAGCTGCACACGCACCACGGCGTGCTGCGCCACTCGCAGCTCGTCGGGCAGCCCGACGGGTCCGTCGTCGCCAACAGCGGCGGGCACGAGTACCTGGCGCTGCGGCCGCTGCTGCGCGACTTCGTGATGTCGATGCCGCGGGGTGCGGCGATCGTGTACCCGAAGGACGCGGCGCAGATCCTCGCCGAAGCCGACATCTTCCCCGGCGCCACGGTCGTCGAGGCCGGCGTGGGCTCGGGGGCGCTGTCGCTCTGGCTCCTGCGCGCGATCGGGGGCGAAGGGCGGCTCGTCTCCTTCGAGCGCCGTGACGACTTCGCCGCGGTCGCGCGGGCGAACGTGGAGACGTTCACCGGCCACGTTCCGGCGAACTGGGACGTGGTGGTGGGCGACCTCGCCGAGGAGCTGAACGACACGGTGGCCGAGGCATCCGTCGATCGTGTCGTGCTCGACATGCTCGCGCCCTGGGAGTGCATCGACGCCGTGGCCGAGGCGCTCACCCCCGGTGGTGTGGTGGTCTGCTATGTCGCGACGGCGACCCAGCTCAGCCGTGTCGCGGAGTACATCCGCGGGACCGGGCTGTTCACCGAGCCCGACGCGAACGAGACCATGGTGCGCGGCTGGCACGTCGAGGGCCTCGCCGTGCGCCCGGATCACCGCATGATCGCGCACACCGGGTTCCTCGTGTGGGCGCGCCGGCTGGCCCCCGGGGCCATCCCGCCCGAGGTGAAGCGCCGTGCATCCAAGTCGAGCTACGGCGACGAGGACGTGGAGCTGTGGACGCCGGGCGCCGTCGGCGACCGGCAGATCACCGACAAGAACCTGCGCAAGCGGGTGCGCGAGGCCGAGCGCGCCGCCGAGGGCGCGCGCCAGGCGGCGGGACGGTCCGACACGCCCGACGAGTCCGCCTAA
- a CDS encoding FKBP-type peptidyl-prolyl cis-trans isomerase → MRKIPAALVVLGLVTVGLAGCSLPGSSLSDCSRPEVSNPDVMDLITVTGDTEDEPEVDLYTPVKAPQLAYEDVVTGDGTAITSATQSLVLDVALFSGTTGELLAATPYDGDLSRVGSVAQFANFPGFEEALHCATEGSRVAVALSPDDLGDGVAEQAGLDDGDALVAVIDLRKVYLAAADGQNQFNSGFGLPSVVRAPDGRPGLIIPDGAAPSDLTIQTLKKGDGDEVTGEQPVRVHYTGVVWGEDEPFDSTWDGEPASLTLDAVVPGFAKALEGQTVGSQVLVVVPPAEGYGDQAQGGIPADSTLVFVIDILGVDAVPAE, encoded by the coding sequence GTGCGCAAGATCCCCGCTGCCCTGGTTGTCCTGGGACTGGTGACCGTCGGCCTGGCCGGATGCTCGCTGCCCGGCTCGTCCCTGTCCGACTGCTCGCGTCCCGAGGTATCGAACCCCGACGTGATGGACCTCATCACCGTCACCGGCGACACCGAGGACGAGCCCGAGGTCGACCTGTACACGCCGGTGAAGGCACCGCAGCTCGCCTACGAGGACGTCGTGACGGGTGACGGCACCGCCATCACGTCCGCGACCCAGTCTCTCGTGCTCGACGTCGCACTGTTCAGCGGCACGACCGGCGAGCTGCTCGCCGCGACGCCGTACGACGGCGACCTGTCACGGGTGGGCTCGGTCGCGCAGTTCGCCAACTTCCCCGGCTTCGAGGAGGCCCTGCACTGCGCCACCGAGGGATCCCGCGTCGCGGTCGCGCTGTCGCCCGACGACCTGGGCGACGGCGTCGCCGAGCAGGCCGGTCTCGATGACGGAGACGCGCTCGTCGCCGTCATCGACCTGCGCAAGGTGTACCTCGCGGCCGCCGACGGCCAGAACCAGTTCAACAGCGGCTTCGGGCTGCCCAGCGTCGTGCGCGCGCCCGACGGACGCCCCGGCCTCATCATCCCCGACGGTGCGGCCCCGAGCGATCTGACGATCCAGACGCTCAAGAAGGGCGACGGCGACGAGGTCACCGGCGAGCAGCCGGTGCGCGTCCACTACACCGGCGTGGTGTGGGGTGAAGACGAGCCCTTCGACTCGACGTGGGACGGCGAGCCCGCATCCCTCACGCTCGACGCCGTGGTCCCCGGCTTCGCGAAGGCGCTCGAAGGACAGACCGTCGGCTCGCAGGTGCTCGTCGTCGTGCCGCCCGCCGAGGGCTACGGCGACCAGGCGCAGGGCGGCATCCCGGCCGACTCGACCTTGGTCTTCGTCATCGACATCCTCGGCGTCGACGCGGTGCCGGCGGAGTAG
- a CDS encoding HAD family phosphatase translates to MNAPRLAAVLWDMDGTLVDTEPYWMAAETPLIESFGGTWSHEQALGLVGLGLEDSARILQGTGVRMSTDAIIDHLTEDVMRQLSATGVPFRPGARELLASLRDAGVKTGLVTMSMRRMAQTVVDLIDFDAFDVVIAGDDATRPKPFPDPYLQACEALGVTPDQTVAIEDSPNGLRSAVASGASVIGVPLMVSLTGAGAHTLWQSLEGRTAADVVDFHAAHRARVHATHPAEETAR, encoded by the coding sequence GTGAATGCGCCCCGACTCGCCGCCGTCCTGTGGGACATGGACGGCACCCTCGTCGACACCGAGCCGTACTGGATGGCGGCGGAGACGCCTCTCATCGAGAGCTTCGGGGGGACGTGGTCGCATGAGCAGGCGCTCGGATTGGTCGGCCTCGGGCTCGAGGACTCCGCCCGCATCCTGCAGGGCACGGGCGTGCGTATGAGCACCGACGCGATCATCGACCACCTCACCGAGGACGTCATGCGCCAGCTGTCCGCCACGGGCGTGCCGTTCCGCCCCGGCGCCCGTGAGCTGCTGGCGAGCCTGCGTGACGCCGGTGTCAAGACGGGACTCGTGACGATGTCGATGCGTCGTATGGCGCAGACCGTCGTGGACCTCATCGACTTCGACGCGTTCGACGTCGTCATCGCCGGCGACGACGCCACGCGCCCGAAGCCCTTTCCCGACCCTTATCTCCAGGCGTGCGAGGCGCTCGGAGTCACGCCCGACCAGACGGTCGCCATCGAGGACTCGCCCAACGGATTGCGCTCAGCCGTCGCGTCGGGCGCGTCGGTCATCGGCGTGCCGCTCATGGTGTCGCTCACTGGCGCCGGCGCCCACACGCTATGGCAGAGCCTCGAAGGGCGCACGGCCGCAGATGTCGTCGACTTCCACGCGGCGCACCGCGCCCGCGTCCACGCCACGCACCCCGCCGAGGAGACCGCCCGATGA